In Phenylobacterium hankyongense, the sequence CCGTGGGCGGCGCGGCTGATCGCCGTGTCGCTGCCCGGGGTGTCGATCAGCAGGAAGTCGGCCTGGTCGAGCAGCTCGGCAATGGCGTCGCCGAACCGCGCCACGGCGTCGGCTTCGGAGGTCTGGGCCAGGGCCGCGCCGTCGGCGCTCAGCGGGTGCTCGATGGGCATGGGCGCGGCGACGCCGTTGGCCGCCAGCCACGCGCGGCGATTGGCGAAGAAGTGGCCGGTGGTCTGCTGCCGCAGGTCGAGGTCCAGCACCGCCACCTTGGCGCCCCCGTGCATCAGGGCTGTGGCGGTATGGATGGCGATGGTGGACTTGCCCGCCCCGCCCTTTTCATTCCCGACCACGATGACGCTGGCCTGCGACATTCGACACGCTCCACCCCAGGCCGGCGATCGCGCCGACTCGAACGCGGCTACGTGAGCCCGTTGTGGGGAGTCGCGTCAACGCGCGCCTTGTCGCCGCCTGTGGATGGACGCCCTCGCCTGCCTCCGCCATAAGCGGCGCCGACCGGCCGGAGCCTACGAAATGTCCGAACCCCCGCTGTCCGTCGTCCGCACCGTCGCCGACCTGCGCGCCCACGTGAGAACCTGGAAGGCGCGCGGCGAGCGGGTCGGCTTCGTGCCCACCATGGGCGCTCTGCACGAGGGCCATCTGTCGCTGGTGCGGCTGGCCCGCGAGCGCGCGGACCACGTGGTCGCCAGCGTCTTCGTCAACCCGACCCAGTTCGGCCCCAACGAGGACTTCGACGCCTATCCGCGCACCGAAGCCCGCGACGCCGAACTGTTGGCCTCCGCCGGCTGCGAGCTGCTGTTCGCGCCCGATGTGGCCGAGATGTACGCTCCCGGCTTCTCGACGACCGTCACCGTCGCCGGCGTCTCGGAGCCGTTGGACGGCGCCGCACGGCCGGGCCATTTCGCCGGCGTGGCGACGGTGGTCAGCAAGCTCCTCATGCAGGCCGCCCCCGACGTCGCGGTGTTCGGGGAGAAGGACTATCAGCAGCTGCAGGTGATCCGCCGGCTGGTGCGCGACCTGGACATTCCCGTGGAGATCGTCGGCGGCCCCACGGCGCGGGCGCCGGATGGCCTCGCCCTGTCCTCGCGCAACGCCTACCTCTCGGTCGAGGAACGCGCCGCAGCCCCCGCCCTCGCCCGCGCCCTGACCGCCGCCGCTGAGCAGCTCCGGGCCGGCGCAGCCGTCGACCAGACCGAGGCCCAGGCGCGCGCCGCCCTCGAGGCCGCAGGCTTTCGCAAGATCGATTACGTGGAGGTCCGCGCGGCCGACGACCTCGCCCGCCTGGGCCCCGGCCCGGTCGCGGCCCCGGCCCGGATCCTGGCCGCCGCCTTCCTCGGCCGGACGCGGTTGATCGACAACATCGCCGTCTGAGCCCGCCGGGCTGGCCCACGGCCGACACCTGCACTGTGGCGCGTCGTCGCATGGCCAAGCTGTGACTGCTCGCCGCAGACAAGGGGCGAAAGACGCTGCCGCGAGCAGTCTACAGCCAAGCTCCAAGTCGTTTGTTCCAGGCAGCTTAGCACCGCGACGGCGAAGCTTCCGAGGCGGGACGCAGACCTGGTAAGCGCAAGCGCGACCACATGATCTTGCTGGCGATCTACTGGCAACACCAAGTTATGCGACACCGTGTCGGCACGTGCTCTTAAGCCTGTCCGCGTACGGTTGGGGCCTGCGTGACTGTCGGGGTCGGGCGGCGTGCGGCGGCGGGGCGCCGGCACCAGAATACCGGGCGTTCCATGTCTTATCTGAAGTACGACGGCACGCTGGCCGCTGAAACGGCTGCGCCGGTGACGGGTCTCTACGGGACCGACGGCGTCGATACGCTGACCGGGACCAGCCAGGCGGAGAGCCTGTGGGGCGGCCAGGGCGACCTGCTGACCGGCGGCCTCGGCGACGACACCTACTACCTGAAGTCGGCCACCGACCAGGTGGTCGAGCTGGCCGGCGGCGGCACGGACAAGATCGTCGCCTGGACCAACGTCTACCTGCCCCACTACGCCAACGTCGAGAACCTCGAGGTCGACGGCGACAAGACCTACGGCGCCGGCAATGCCGGCGACAACGTCATCCAGGGCGGCGCGGGTTCGCAGCAGCTCTACGGCGGCGGCGGCCAGGACGTGCTGATCGGCGGCGCCGGCGCCGACACCTTCATCGTCGTCAAGGGCCAGGGCAACGACGCCATCCAGGACTTCACCCCCGCCGACGGCGACGTGGTCCGCCTGACGGCCGGCTTCACCAGCTTCAGCCAGGTGCAGAGCCACCTCACCCAGGTCGGCGCCGACGTGAAGCTCGACCTCGGGAACGGCGACGGCCTGGTGTTCCGCAACCTGCAGGTCTCCCAGCTCAGCGCCGCCAACTTCCAGCTCCAGCTCGACCCCTCGAAGCTCGGCGCCATGACCTTCGACGACGAGTTCTCCGGCAAGCTCTCCATCTGGGACGCCGAGAGCAACCCCACCGGCACCTGGCGCCCCGACTTCGGCTACCAGGGCAGCCAGGGCCTGGGCAGCTACACCCTGTCCAGCAACAACGAGCAACAGATCTACACCTCGCCCTACTTCCGCGACCACAACGGCGACTTCGCCGAGAGCCCCTTCACCTCGAACGCCGACGGCACCCTCTCGATCACCGCCAAGCCCTCCGCCAACCCCGAGATCTTCGGCTACGGCTACACCTCCGGCCTGATCTCCACCCAGCCGACCTTCTCCCAGACCTACGGCTACTTCGAGATGCGCGCCGAGCTGCCGCAGGCCGCCGGCGCCTGGCCCGCCTTCTGGCTGATCCCCGCCAACGGCGCCTGGCCGCCGGAGCTCGACGTCATGGAGACGCTGACCTCCGACCCCCACGCCGACTGGACCACCGAGCACTCCGGGGTCGGCGGCGTCCACACCTCCAACGGCGTCGCCTCCTTCATCCCCGACACCACCTCCGGCTTCCACACCTACGGCGTGCTGTGGACCCCCACCGACCTCGTCTGGTACGTCGACGGCGTCGAGACCTTCCACACCGCCACCCCCGCCGACATGAACACCCCCATGTACATGATCGCCAACATGGCGGTCGGCGGATGGGGCGGCGCCGTCGACAACGCCGACATGCCCGCCACCATGACCATCGACTACATCCACGCCTACGCGCTCGCCGGCGACACCTCCAGCAGCACAGGCGGAGCCACCACCACGCCGACGCCGCCGCCGGTGAGCACGCCTACGCCAGCGCCCACGGGCTCGGGCGGGAGCTCGGCGGCCGCGCCTGGGCTCTCGCTGATCGCCGTCCAGGGCGGCGACACGCTGAACGGCGGCTCGGGCAACGACACCCTGGTCGGCGGCTCCGGGCCGAACCAGCTGTGGGGCCAGGAGGGCAACGACTCCATCGTCGGCGGCTCAGGCTTCGACAACATCAACGGCAACAAGGGCGACGACACCATCGACGGCGGCTCCGGCGGCGACGACTGGCTGGTCGGCGGCCAGGGCGCCGACCTGATCACCGCCCACGCCGGCGGCAACATCCTCTACGGCAACATCGGCGCCGACACGCTGAACGGCGGCTCGGGGAACGAGATCCTCCGCGGCGGCCAGAACGACGACGTCATCTACGGCGGCGCGGGCAATGACTGGCTGTCGGGCGACCGCGGCAGCGACACCCTCACCGGCGGCGCCGGCGCGGACATCTTCCACAGCTTCGCCGGCGCGGGCCTCGACCGGGTGCTCGACTTCAGCCAGGCGGAAGGCGACCGGGTTCAGCTGGACCCCGGCACGACCTATTCGGTGAGCCAGGTGGGCGCCGACACCGTGGTCGACATGGGCAATGGCGACCAGCTCGTGCTGGCCAACGTGCAGCTCGCGTCGCTGCATGACGGCTGGATCTTCGGGGCCTGAGCCCCCTACGGCGGCGCTCTGCGGCGACCCGACGCGGCAGGCGCGGCGCCCCGCCGCAGAGGTCGCATGCCGAACTGCGACGTCCGCGCACACCTTCACTGTGACAAGTCGCCACAGCAGCGCTTCCCCGGATCCCTTCCGGGGCAACGCTCATCGTCCCTATAGCAACGATTCTCGAAGCTTCAGTATACGCCCCTACGGTAGAGCTTGTATGGCAGGATCTTCGTTGTTCATCCACGCCTTATGAAACAAGCTTGACCATTAGCGCCAGCTTCCGGACGGCCCTCCAATGACCCTCAACCAGGGGTGGCGCAGAGACATCGTCGTCCGTCAAGACCGCGGCAGAACAGCGATCTGCGACAACTTGGGGAAGCTTTTGAAAACCGTGATGTCGGTAGGTTCCGGCCTGTCGCAGGGCTGTCGGGGCCGGGCGGCGGACGGCGGGTTGGTCCCGCCATCTCAGGACGGGAAATCTTAGATGTCTTATCTGAAGTACGACGGCACGCTGGCCGCTGAAACGGCTGCGCCGGTGACGGGTCTCTACGGGACCGACGGCGTCGACACGCTGACCGGGACCAGCCAGGCGGAGAGCCTGTGGGGCGGTCAGGGCGACCTGCTGACCGGCGGCCTCGGCGACGACACCTACTACCTGAAGTCGGCCACCGACCAGGTGGTCGAGCTGGCCGGCGGCGGCACCGACAAGATCGTCGCCTGGACCAACGTCTACCTGCCCCACTACGCCAACGTCGAGAACCTCGAGGTCGACGGCGACAAGACCTACGGCGCCGGCAATGCCGGCGACAACGTCATCCAGGGCGGCGCGGGTTCGCAGCAGCTCTACGGCGGCGGCGGCCAGGACGTGCTGATCGGCGGCGCCGGCGCCGACACCTTCATCGTCGTCAAGGGCCAGGGCAACGACGCCATCCAGGACTTCACCCCCGCCGACGGCGACGTGGTCCGCCTGACGGCCGGCTTCACCAGCTTCAGCCAGGTGCAGAGCCACCTCACCCAGGTCGGCGCCGACGTGAAGCTCGACCTCGGGAACGGCGACGGCCTGGTGTTCCGCAACCTGCAGGTCTCCCAGCTCAGCGCCGCCAACTTCCAGCTCCAGCTCGACCCCTCGAAGCTCGGCGCCATGACCTTCGACGACGAGTTCTCCGGCAAGCTCTCCATCTGGGACGCCGAGAGCAACCCCACCGGCACCTGGCGCCCCGACTTCGGCTACCAGGGCAGCCAGGGCCTGGGCAGCTACACCCTGTCCAGCAACAACGAGCAACAGATCTACACCTCGCCCTACTTCCGCGACCACAACGGCGACTTCGCCGAGAGCCCCTTCACCTCGAACGCCGACGGCACCCTCTCGATCACCGCCAAGCCCTCCGCCAACCCCGAGATCTTCGGCTACGGCTACACCTCCGGCCTGATCTCCACCCAGCCGACCTTCTCCCAGACCTACGGCTACTTCGAGATGCGCGCCGAGCTGCCGCAGGCCGCCGGCGCCTGGCCCGCCTTCTGGCTGATCCCCGCCAACGGCGCCTGGCCGCCGGAGCTCGACGTCATGGAGACGCTGACCTCCGACCCCCACGCCGACTGGACCACCGAGCACTCCGGGGTCGGCGGCGTCCACACCTCCAACGGCGTCGCCTCCTTCATCCCCGACACCACCTCCGGCTTCCACACCTACGGCGTGCTGTGGACCCCCACCGACCTCGTCTGGTACGTCGACGGCGTCGAGACCTTCCACACCGCCACCCCCGCCGACATGAACACCCCCATGTACATGATCGCCAACATGGCGGTCGGCGGATGGGGCGGCGCCGTCGACAACGCCGACATGCCCGCCACCATGACCATCGACTACATCCACGCCTACGCGCTCGCCGGCGACACCTCCAGCAGCACAGGCGGAGCCACCACCACGCCGCCCCCCGTCGTGACGCCTCCGGCGGCCCCGGCGACGCCGGGCGTCGTGCTAACCTCGGCGGTCTATGCCGACACCCTCGCCGGCGGCGCCGGCGCGGACACGCTCAACGCCGGCCAGGGCCCGGACAAGCTGACGGGCGGCGCGGGCGCCGACACCTTCGTGTTCAAGAACCTGCCGTGGAACGCCGGCCACATCACCGACTTCAAGGTCGGCGTCGACAAGCTCGACATCTCGGCGCTCTACGCCAACGGCTACCACGGGAGCGATCCGGTGGCCGACGGCTACGTCAGCTTCGTCTCCGACGGCGCCGGCGGGACCAAGGTCCTGCTGGACACCGACGGCAACGGCTCGGCCAACACCATCAAGTTCCAGATCGCCACCCTGGACGGCGTCTCGCCGACCGGGCTGACCGCGGCCCAGGTGTTCGGCGGGGCCGCCTCGACGACGCCGGCCACCCCCGTCACCCCCACGCCGCCGGCGACGCCGGGCGTGGTGCTGACCTCCTCGGTCTACGCCGACACCCTCGCCGGCGGCGCCGGCGCGGACACGCTCAACGCCGGCCAGGGCCCGGACAAGCTGACGGGCGGCGCGGGCGCGGACACCTTCGTGTTCAAGAACCTGCCCTGGAACGCCGGCCACATCAGCGACTTCCAGGTGGGCGTCGACAAGCTCGACCTCTCGGCGCTCTACGCCAACGGCTACCACGGGACGGATCCGGTCGCCGACGGCTACCTGTCCTTCGTGTCCGACGGCGCCGGCGGAACCAAGGTGATGCTGGACATCGACGGAGCGGCGACGGCCAACCCGTGGCCCTACACCATCGTCACCCTCGACGGCGTGGCGCCGGCCGGCCTCACGGCCGCCCAGGTGCTCGCCGGGCAGACGGCCGCCACGCCGACCGCCCCGGCCGTGGTCGCGCCGCCGGTGATCCCCGGGCTGGCGCTGAGCTCGACCACCTACGGCGACCACCTGACGGGCGGCGCCGGCGCGGATACGCTCGCCGCCGGGCAAGGCCCCGACATACTCACCGGGGCGGCCGGCGCGGACCACTTCGTGTTCGGCGCCCTGCCCTGGAACGCCGGTCACGTGACCGACTTCACGCCGGGCACGGACGTCCTCGACCTGCGCCCCCTGTTCGCGCAGAGCGGCTATACGGGGTCGGACCCGATCGCCGATGGCTACCTGAAGCTGGAATCCGACGGCGCCGGCGGCACCAAGGTGCTGTTCGACTCCGACGGCCCTGGAACGGCGAACCCGTGGCCGTTCCAGATCACGACCCTGGACGGCGTCGCCCCTTCGAGCCTCCACCCCTCGGACTGGCTGTTCCACTAGGGTCAGGGCGGGCTCTCTCCCGACAAGGGAGCCCGCTACCTCTGCGTGGAGCCGGGCGCTACCAGGCGCCGAGCTCGCGCAGTTGTCGGGCGAGTTCGGGCGGCGCCTCGCCGAAGGCCTCCAGGCTGAGGTCTTCGGGCGCGTCGCGGGTCTCCAGATAGCGCCAGCCCTGGAAGGCCCGCCGTGGCGTCGGGGCCACGCGCACCACCTCGGCGTCGAGGGTCACCTCGCAGCGGGCGTTGACGCCCTCGCCCACCGTTTCGACGTGCAGGATCCGCTGGCGGCAGAGGATCACGCCCTTGAACACCCGGTAGAGCGAGCCGCCGTCGATCATCTCCGCCGCGCGCTTGGGCGTCTGCCGGGTGCGCATGATCCAGGGCCTGCCGTCGCCCGCCTCCGCGAGGCGCCAGGCGACCAGTTCCTCGACCGTGTCGAGACCGACGCAGAGCTTGATCATGTGCAGAGGCATCGGCCCTGGATTAGGACGCGGCGGCCGGCTTGAACAGTGCGGCGGGCGGCCTCATTCGCCCCGAGGCGCCTACTCGCCGGTCGCCCAGGACGGCTTGCGGCGTTCGAGGAAGGCCCGCACGCCCTCCTGCCCTTCCGGACCGACGCGGGCGCCGGCGATCCGCCGGGCGGTGTCCTCCATCAGCCCGTGGTCGATCTCCTGGGCGTAGACGTCGGCCACCAGCCGCTTGGCCTCGGCCACCGCGCCGGGCGCGCAGTCCATAATCTCGCGCGAGATGCGGTCGCGGGCGGCCTCCAGCGCCGCGGTGTCGGCGACCACCTCGCTGACCAGCCCGATGCGCTGGGCGTGGGCTGCGTCGAACACCTGGCCGGTGGCGAACAGGCCCCGGGCGGTGCGCGGTCCGATCGCCTGCACCACATAGGGGCTGATGGTCGCCGGGATCAGGCCCAGCCGCACTTCCGAGAAGCTGAACCGGGTCGCCGCGGTGGCCACCGCCAGGTCGCAGGCCGCCGCCAGGCCCACGCCGCCGCCGAACGCCGCGCCCTCGACCAGCGCCACGGTCAGCGCCGGGATGTCCCAGAGCTGCTTGAGCATCTTGGCCATCTGGAAGGCGTCGTCGCGGTTGTCGGCCTCCGAACGGTCCGCAGCCGCCCGCATCCAGTCCAGGTCCGCGCCCGCGCTGAAGGTCCCGCCGGCGCCGCGCACGAAGATCACCCGCACGCCTTCCGCGCCCTGCAGGGTCTGGAACGCCTCCTCCAGCGCGGAGATCAGGTCGGCGTCGAAGGCGTTCTTCCGCGCCGGGCGATTGAGCGTCACGGTGACGGCGCCGTCGGCGGTCGCGTCGATGTCGACGAGCTCGGAGGTCGCGCTGGTGTCGACCACCTCCACGAGCGGATCGACGATGGGATTGGACATGGTGGCCTCCTCAGGGTTCGCCGGTGGCGAAACGCCGGACGGCGGCGAAGGTGGCGGCCTGAGCCGCACCGTGAAGGCATAGCCGCCGGGCGGCCCAGGCGCTAGGCTCCCCGTCCGTGGCCAGGCTCCCCGAAATTGCGACCGATTCGGCGCTGGCGCGGCTCTTCACCCAGGAGCGCGCGCAGGACGAGGCCACGTGGTTCTCGCTGCCCGGCGGCCAGAGGCTCTATGGCGCCGGCGACCCGGCCGACCATCTCTATTTCCTGCGCACCGGCCGGCTCGGGGCGTTCCGCCGCGAGGAGGGCCATGAGACCCAGTTCCTGGGGGTGATCCGGCCCGGCGAACCGGCCGGCGAGATGGCGCTGGTGGCCGGCGCGCCGCATTCGGCCGACGTGGTGGCGCTGAGGGACTCCGAGATCTTCGCCCTGCCGCGCGACGTCTTCTTCGACGCCTGCGAGGCCGACGGTTCGGTGATG encodes:
- a CDS encoding family 16 glycosylhydrolase, with the protein product MSYLKYDGTLAAETAAPVTGLYGTDGVDTLTGTSQAESLWGGQGDLLTGGLGDDTYYLKSATDQVVELAGGGTDKIVAWTNVYLPHYANVENLEVDGDKTYGAGNAGDNVIQGGAGSQQLYGGGGQDVLIGGAGADTFIVVKGQGNDAIQDFTPADGDVVRLTAGFTSFSQVQSHLTQVGADVKLDLGNGDGLVFRNLQVSQLSAANFQLQLDPSKLGAMTFDDEFSGKLSIWDAESNPTGTWRPDFGYQGSQGLGSYTLSSNNEQQIYTSPYFRDHNGDFAESPFTSNADGTLSITAKPSANPEIFGYGYTSGLISTQPTFSQTYGYFEMRAELPQAAGAWPAFWLIPANGAWPPELDVMETLTSDPHADWTTEHSGVGGVHTSNGVASFIPDTTSGFHTYGVLWTPTDLVWYVDGVETFHTATPADMNTPMYMIANMAVGGWGGAVDNADMPATMTIDYIHAYALAGDTSSSTGGATTTPTPPPVSTPTPAPTGSGGSSAAAPGLSLIAVQGGDTLNGGSGNDTLVGGSGPNQLWGQEGNDSIVGGSGFDNINGNKGDDTIDGGSGGDDWLVGGQGADLITAHAGGNILYGNIGADTLNGGSGNEILRGGQNDDVIYGGAGNDWLSGDRGSDTLTGGAGADIFHSFAGAGLDRVLDFSQAEGDRVQLDPGTTYSVSQVGADTVVDMGNGDQLVLANVQLASLHDGWIFGA
- the panC gene encoding pantoate--beta-alanine ligase encodes the protein MSEPPLSVVRTVADLRAHVRTWKARGERVGFVPTMGALHEGHLSLVRLARERADHVVASVFVNPTQFGPNEDFDAYPRTEARDAELLASAGCELLFAPDVAEMYAPGFSTTVTVAGVSEPLDGAARPGHFAGVATVVSKLLMQAAPDVAVFGEKDYQQLQVIRRLVRDLDIPVEIVGGPTARAPDGLALSSRNAYLSVEERAAAPALARALTAAAEQLRAGAAVDQTEAQARAALEAAGFRKIDYVEVRAADDLARLGPGPVAAPARILAAAFLGRTRLIDNIAV
- a CDS encoding DUF1489 family protein, producing MPLHMIKLCVGLDTVEELVAWRLAEAGDGRPWIMRTRQTPKRAAEMIDGGSLYRVFKGVILCRQRILHVETVGEGVNARCEVTLDAEVVRVAPTPRRAFQGWRYLETRDAPEDLSLEAFGEAPPELARQLRELGAW
- a CDS encoding enoyl-CoA hydratase-related protein, whose amino-acid sequence is MSNPIVDPLVEVVDTSATSELVDIDATADGAVTVTLNRPARKNAFDADLISALEEAFQTLQGAEGVRVIFVRGAGGTFSAGADLDWMRAAADRSEADNRDDAFQMAKMLKQLWDIPALTVALVEGAAFGGGVGLAAACDLAVATAATRFSFSEVRLGLIPATISPYVVQAIGPRTARGLFATGQVFDAAHAQRIGLVSEVVADTAALEAARDRISREIMDCAPGAVAEAKRLVADVYAQEIDHGLMEDTARRIAGARVGPEGQEGVRAFLERRKPSWATGE
- a CDS encoding type I secretion C-terminal target domain-containing protein, yielding MSYLKYDGTLAAETAAPVTGLYGTDGVDTLTGTSQAESLWGGQGDLLTGGLGDDTYYLKSATDQVVELAGGGTDKIVAWTNVYLPHYANVENLEVDGDKTYGAGNAGDNVIQGGAGSQQLYGGGGQDVLIGGAGADTFIVVKGQGNDAIQDFTPADGDVVRLTAGFTSFSQVQSHLTQVGADVKLDLGNGDGLVFRNLQVSQLSAANFQLQLDPSKLGAMTFDDEFSGKLSIWDAESNPTGTWRPDFGYQGSQGLGSYTLSSNNEQQIYTSPYFRDHNGDFAESPFTSNADGTLSITAKPSANPEIFGYGYTSGLISTQPTFSQTYGYFEMRAELPQAAGAWPAFWLIPANGAWPPELDVMETLTSDPHADWTTEHSGVGGVHTSNGVASFIPDTTSGFHTYGVLWTPTDLVWYVDGVETFHTATPADMNTPMYMIANMAVGGWGGAVDNADMPATMTIDYIHAYALAGDTSSSTGGATTTPPPVVTPPAAPATPGVVLTSAVYADTLAGGAGADTLNAGQGPDKLTGGAGADTFVFKNLPWNAGHITDFKVGVDKLDISALYANGYHGSDPVADGYVSFVSDGAGGTKVLLDTDGNGSANTIKFQIATLDGVSPTGLTAAQVFGGAASTTPATPVTPTPPATPGVVLTSSVYADTLAGGAGADTLNAGQGPDKLTGGAGADTFVFKNLPWNAGHISDFQVGVDKLDLSALYANGYHGTDPVADGYLSFVSDGAGGTKVMLDIDGAATANPWPYTIVTLDGVAPAGLTAAQVLAGQTAATPTAPAVVAPPVIPGLALSSTTYGDHLTGGAGADTLAAGQGPDILTGAAGADHFVFGALPWNAGHVTDFTPGTDVLDLRPLFAQSGYTGSDPIADGYLKLESDGAGGTKVLFDSDGPGTANPWPFQITTLDGVAPSSLHPSDWLFH